AAGTGCTACACTTTCATCGCCTGTCACAGAGACACTGCAAGCCTATTTGCAAACCAGAGGTGTTTGCAGCACCTCTGCAGCAGTCAAGGGCCACTGCGACATCACGACAGAGTGGAAACTGCCAGGCTGGTGGAAGTTGACCTATGAAATGTGGCAGATGAAAGATGGTCTGCCTCCCCATCTTTTGTATCTACCACTGGACAAGACGCAGGCACTGTTGAAGGGTCTAGACGAGGCTTCCTCCGCTCCACTGCCATCAAAGTTGGCATCGAGTGTACGCTTCCTGCGTTTGAGAGTGGGACAGTTGCCTGGCCAATTCAGCCACGACGGTATCCTGTATGCTCGTGTCGCACATGTCTCCACGAATGACTTGATGCCACCTACGCGTGTGGTGGATCTCAAGATCAAAGGCACAGAAGCGCATGCTAACTACCTGACAGAGGGAGGCTTGGCGCACAATGGCGGTGGCAAGCGCAAGGGCGCTTTTGCAGTATATTTGGAGCCCTGGCACCTGGACATCTTTGATTTCCTGGACCTGCGTAAGAATCACGGACATGAGGCGGATCGGGCGCGTGATTTGTTCCTGGGTCTGTGGGTGCCAGATCTGTTTATGCAGCGGGTCGAGGCGGATGGACCCTGGACATTGTTGAGTCCCGACACTGCACCAGGACTGCCCACTTCCTACGGCCCCCACTTTAACGCCCTCTACGAAAAGTACGAACAGGATCCCTCTGTCCCCAAGAAGACTGTGAGGGCCAGAAAACTGTGGGAAGCCATTCTGACGGCGCAAACAGAGACTGGTGCTCCTTACATGATGTACAAGGACGCCTGCAACAGCAAGAGCAACCAGAAGAACCTAGGAGTTATTCAGTGTTCCAACCTCTGTGTGCACGGCGACACAGTTATCCTTACGCGTACAGGACATCAGCGCATTGCCGACCTGAAAAACCAGCAAGTGGAGGTGTGGAACGGCAAAGAGTGGTCCAGTACCACTGTGCGCCAAACAG
This Candidatus Obscuribacterales bacterium DNA region includes the following protein-coding sequences:
- a CDS encoding LAGLIDADG family homing endonuclease, whose product is TQEDWVGFPIPTYVQDVEEYTLQDCYVFGLMLRAGTMEPLASTASATLSSPVTETLQAYLQTRGVCSTSAAVKGHCDITTEWKLPGWWKLTYEMWQMKDGLPPHLLYLPLDKTQALLKGLDEASSAPLPSKLASSVRFLRLRVGQLPGQFSHDGILYARVAHVSTNDLMPPTRVVDLKIKGTEAHANYLTEGGLAHNGGGKRKGAFAVYLEPWHLDIFDFLDLRKNHGHEADRARDLFLGLWVPDLFMQRVEADGPWTLLSPDTAPGLPTSYGPHFNALYEKYEQDPSVPKKTVRARKLWEAILTAQTETGAPYMMYKDACNSKSNQKNLGVIQCSNLCVHGDTVILTRTGHQRIADLKNQQVEVWNGKEWSSTTVRQTAPKAVMRRLEFSDGASLVCTDYHKFYVQDTYDSKPREVRAEDLVPGNKLAKMRLPTEGAHGTEQFPYAYTHGLFCGDGTYADILNVQFPLDLPPKFAVPSRSDARTKLEWLAGYADADGTVSRNELQIGNINQDFLLQVRLLLQTLGVHAKVQHSLPN